A window of Procambarus clarkii isolate CNS0578487 chromosome 9, FALCON_Pclarkii_2.0, whole genome shotgun sequence contains these coding sequences:
- the LOC138362831 gene encoding splicing factor 3A subunit 2-like, producing MTTFFHRLSPVCLELRCPPLVFTPTSVSGLHASNTDLHSSNTGLHASNTGLHASNTGLHASNTDLHSSNTGLHASNTGLHASNTGLHASNTGLHASNTGLHSSNTGLHASNTGLHASNTGLHASNTDLHASNTGLHASNTGLHACNTGLHSTNAGLHTYLRLWSPRLQH from the exons ATGACGACATTCTTccatagactgtcaccagtgtgtcTGGAG TTGAGGTGTCCACCACTGGTCTTCACACCTACCTCCGTCTCTGGTCTCCACGCCTCCAACACTGATCTCCACTCCTCCAACACTGGTCTCCACGCCTCCAACACTGGTCTCCACGCCTCCAACACTGGTCTCCACGCCTCCAACACTGATCTCCACTCCTCCAACACTGGTCTCCACGCCTCCAACACTGGTCTCCACGCCTCCAACACTGGTCTCCACGCCTCCAACACTGGTCTCCACGCCTCCAACACTGGTCTCCACTCCTCCAACACTGGTCTCCACGCCTCCAACACTGGTCTCCACGCCTCCAACACTGGTCTCCACGCCTCCAACACTGATCTCCACGCCTCCAACACAGGTCTCCACGCCTCCAATACTGGTCTCCACGCCTGCAACACTGGTCTCCACTCCACCAACGCTGGTCTTCACACCTACCTCCGTCTCTGGTCTCCACGCCTCCAACACTGA